One Spinacia oleracea cultivar Varoflay chromosome 4, BTI_SOV_V1, whole genome shotgun sequence DNA segment encodes these proteins:
- the LOC110784898 gene encoding zinc finger BED domain-containing protein RICESLEEPER 2-like translates to MFDPQEFDPQEVDPQEVDPQRDDSSCAAPLSTPCSSTPTVEAFFEPLDEDMPDDDELEDNAEEEAPDTTPTDTVDENLTQGTKRARRSEVWKDLEDPFVLRGLRKTRCKYCKKILSLPKSGCTSHLNRHLKTCPQKLLKQQTLLNFLPSNKSAGPLDSGFVSAIHNGKLDMLIMREGVANWIVMHEKPFSVVEEVGFNMMLKRGIPQWTSVSRQTIKTDAFKVYEVEKKKLKDTLKKVDRISLTTDLWRSRPQKIEYMVLTGHFVDRDWKLQKRVLSFVHVPPPRKGKDIANCIFRCLKEWEIENKVFTVSVDNASANDSCIQIMKDTFSLTKRLVCGGKLFHVRCCAHILNIMVQHGLKQVKTIIKNVHDSVEYLNGSEARLKKFTELVQQFNLKERRLVLECKTRWNSTYDMLACAIKFKEVFSRLALEDNDYVYCPSADDWIKIEKLIKILKVFYCTTNIISGSEYPTSNLFLSEVYYIKKMLDSNANSPDVFVKDMVKNMKERFDKYWGECNLIMALGGLLDPRVKMKVVEITFPTMFASDKVRENINKVKDTLIELYDEYLNMYPPLVEEFGECGNGTSNVEEDDLYAMSRIIQVVRIGETSQPKKSEVELYFEEETFVVEGNSPNKFDVLQWWKERSSKYRILSKLAADILAVPITTVASEATFSAGSRVIDSYRASLLPETVQMLICTGDWCRSRYGVQRKNKSIEEDEPKEIILPIP, encoded by the exons ATGTTTGATCCTCAGGAATTTGATCCTCAAGAAGTTGATCCTCAAGAGGTTGATCCTCAAAGAG ATGACTCTAGTTGTGCAGCACCATTATCAACACCTTGTTCTTCTACACCTACGGTAGAAGCATTTTTTGAACCTCTTGATGAAGATATGCCAGACGATGATGAATTGGAGGACAATGCTGAAGAAGAAGCACCAGATACCACCCCTACAGACACAGTAGACGAAAATCTAACCCAAGGTACAAAGAGAGCAAGGAGGTCTGAGGTGTGGAAGGATTTGGAGGATCCATTTGTCTTAAGAGGGTTAAGAAAAACTCGATGTAAGTATTGTAAAAAAATTCTTAGCCTTCCAAAATCTGGTTGCACCAGTCATTTAAACCGTCATCTGAAAACTTGTCCACAAAAATTATTGAAGCAACAAACTTTACTGAATTTTTTGCCATCTAATAAAAGTGCGGGTCCACTTGACTCTGGGTTTGTTAGTGCTATACATAATGGTAAGCTTGATATGCTTATCATGAGAGAAGGGGTTGCAAATTGGATTGTCATGCATGAGAAACCCTTTTCTGTTGTGGAAGAAGTAGGGTTTAATATGATGTTAAAGAGGGGAATACCACAGTGGACTAGTGTTTCACGTCAAACTATAAAAACTGATGCATTTAAAGTATATGAGGTTGAAAAAAAGAAGTTGAAAGACACTTTGAAGAAGGTTGATAGGATCTCTTTAACCACTGATCTATGGCGTTCAAGACCACAAAAGATTGAGTACATGGTTCTTACTGGTCATTTTGTTGATCGGGATTGGAAACTACAAAAGCGAGTCTTGAGTTTTGTACACGTACCTCCTCCTAGAAAAGGAAAAGACATAGCAAATTGCATATTTAGGTGCTTAAAGGAGTGGGAAATTGAAAACaaa gTCTTCACGGTATCAGTTGATAATGCCAGTGCAAATGATTCATGCATACAAATTATGAAGGATACGTTCTCACTAACTAAGAGGTTAGTATGTGGTGGAAAATTGTTCCATGTTCGGTGTTGTGCGCATATTCTTAATATTATGGTCCAGCATGGTCTAAAGCAAGTCAAAACCATCATTAAGAATGTCCATGATTCTGTGGAATACCTCAATGGGAGTGAGGCAAGATTGAAAAAGTTCACTGAGCTTGTCCAACAATTCAATCTCAAGGAAAGGAGATTAGTTCTTGAGTGCAAGACTCGATGGAATTCAACTTATGATATGTTAGCTTGTGCAATCAAGTTCAAGGAGGTATTTTCTAGACTTGCTTTAGAGGATAACGATTATGTTTATTGTCCTAGTGCTGATGATTGGATTAAAATTGAGAAATTGATAAAGATCTTAAAGGTTTTTTATTGTACTACCAACATTATCTCAGGCTCTGAATATCCAACTTCTAATTTGTTTCTCTCGGAGGTCTACTACATTAAGAAAATGTTGGATAGTAATGCTAATTCCCCTGATGTTTTTGTTAAAGATATGGTTAAAAACATGAAAGAAAGGTTTGATAAGTATTGGGGTGAATGTAATTTGATCATGGCTTTAGGTGGGTTGTTAGATCCTCGTGTTAAGATGAAGGTTGttgaaattacttttcctaCCATGTTTGCTTCAGATAAAGTTAGGGAGAATATAAATAAAGTTAAAGATACTCTGATTGAATTGTATGATGAGTATCTCAATATGTATCCTCCTTTAGTGGAGGAATTTGGTGAATGTGGAAATGGAACGTCAAATGTTGAAGAAGATGACCTTTATGCGATGTCTAGAATTATACAAGTTGTGAGAATTGGGGAAACATCTCAACCTAAGAAATCAGAAGtggagttgtattttgaggaaGAAACCTTTGTTGTTGAAGGAAATAGCCCAAATAAGTTTGATGTTTTACAATGGTGGAAGGAAAGGTCTTCAAAATATCGCATTTTGTCTAAATTGGCTGCCGATATCTTAGCTGTTCCTATTACAACTGTTGCTTCCGAGGCTACTTTTAGTGCTGGAAGTCGTGTTATTGATTCTTATCGAGCATCATTACTTCCCGAGACCGTGCAAATGTTGATTTGCACAGGAGATTGGTGTAGGTCCCGTTATGGAGTGCAAAGAAAGAACAAA AGTATTGAAGAGGATGAACCAAAGGAAATCATTCTTCCTATTCCTTAG
- the LOC130471277 gene encoding zinc finger BED domain-containing protein RICESLEEPER 2-like produces the protein MFSTDDSSCAAPLSTPCSSTPTVEAFFEPLDEDMPDDDELEDNAEEEAPDTTPTDTVDENLTQGTKRARRSEVWKDLEDPFVLRGLIKTRCKYCKKILSLPKSGCTSHLNRLLKTCPQKLLKQQTLLNFLPSNKSAGPLDSGFVSAIHNGKLDMLIMREGVANWIVMHEKPFSVVEEVGFNMMLKRGIPQWTSVSRQTIKTDAFKVYEVEKKKLKDTLKKVDRISLTTDLWRARPQKIEYMVLTGHFVDRDWKLQKRVLSFVHIPPPRKGKDIANCIFRCLKEWKIENKVFTVSVDNASANDSCIQIMKDTFSLTKRLVCGGKLFHVRCCAHILNIMVQHGLKQVKTIIKNVHDSVEYLNGSEARLKKFTELVQQFNLKERRLVLECKTRWNSTYDMLACAIKFKEVFSRLALEDNDYVYCPSADDWIKIEKLIKILKVFYCTTNIISGSEYPTSNLFLSEVYYIKKMLDSNADSPDVFVKDMVKNMKERFDKYWGECNLIMALGGLLDPRVKMKVVEITFPTMFASDKVRENINKVKDTLIELYDEYLNMYPPLVEEFGECGNGTSNVEEDDLYAMSRIIQVVRIGETSQPKKSEVELYFEEETFVVEGNSPNKFDVLQWWKERSSKYRILSKLAADILAVPITTVASEATFSAGSRVIDSYRASLLPETVQMLICTGDWCRSRYGVQRKNKSIEEDEPKEIILPIP, from the exons ATGTTTTCTACCGATGACTCTAGTTGTGCAGCACCATTATCAACACCTTGTTCTTCTACACCTACGGTAGAAGCATTTTTTGAACCTCTTGATGAAGATATGCCAGACGATGATGAATTGGAGGACAATGCTGAAGAAGAAGCACCAGATACCACCCCTACAGACACAGTAGACGAAAATCTAACCCAAGGTACAAAGAGAGCAAGGAGGTCTGAGGTGTGGAAGGATTTGGAGGATCCATTTGTCTTAAGAGGGTTAATAAAAACTCGATGTAAGTATTGTAAAAAAATTCTTAGCCTTCCAAAATCTGGTTGCACCAGTCATTTAAACCGTCTTCTGAAAACTTGTCCACAAAAATTATTGAAGCAACAAACTTTACTGAATTTTTTGCCATCTAATAAAAGTGCGGGTCCACTTGACTCTGGGTTTGTTAGTGCTATACATAATGGTAAGCTTGATATGCTTATCATGAGAGAAGGGGTTGCAAATTGGATTGTCATGCATGAGAAACCCTTTTCTGTTGTGGAAGAAGTAGGGTTTAATATGATGTTAAAGAGGGGAATACCACAGTGGACTAGTGTTTCACGTCAAACTATAAAAACTGATGCATTTAAAGTATATGAGGTTGAAAAAAAGAAGTTGAAAGACACTTTGAAGAAGGTTGATAGGATCTCTTTAACCACTGATCTATGGCGTGCAAGACCACAAAAGATTGAGTACATGGTTCTTACTGGTCATTTTGTTGATCGGGATTGGAAACTACAAAAGCGAGTCTTGAGTTTTGTACACATACCTCCTCCTAGAAAAGGAAAAGACATAGCAAATTGCATATTTAGGTGTTTAAAGGAGtggaaaattgaaaacaaa gTCTTCACGGTATCAGTTGATAATGCCAGTGCAAATGATTCATGCATACAAATTATGAAGGATACGTTCTCACTAACTAAGAGGTTAGTATGTGGTGGAAAATTGTTCCATGTTCGGTGTTGTGCGCATATTCTTAATATTATGGTCCAGCATGGTCTAAAGCAAGTCAAAACCATCATTAAGAATGTCCATGATTCTGTGGAATACCTCAATGGGAGTGAGGCAAGATTGAAAAAGTTCACTGAGCTTGTCCAACAATTCAATCTCAAGGAAAGGAGATTAGTTCTTGAGTGCAAGACTCGATGGAATTCAACTTATGATATGTTAGCTTGTGCAATCAAGTTCAAGGAGGTATTTTCTAGACTTGCTTTAGAGGATAACGATTATGTTTATTGTCCTAGTGCTGATGATTGGATTAAAATTGAGAAATTGATAAAGATCTTAAAGGTTTTTTATTGTACTACCAACATTATCTCAGGCTCTGAATATCCAACTTCTAATTTGTTTCTCTCGGAGGTCTACTACATTAAGAAAATGTTGGATAGTAATGCTGATTCCCCTGATGTTTTTGTTAAAGATATGGTTAAAAACATGAAAGAAAGGTTTGATAAGTATTGGGGTGAATGTAATTTGATCATGGCTTTAGGTGGGTTGTTAGATCCTCGTGTTAAGATGAAGGTTGttgaaattacttttcctaCCATGTTTGCTTCAGATAAAGTTAGGGAGAATATAAATAAAGTTAAAGATACTCTGATTGAATTGTATGATGAGTATCTCAATATGTATCCTCCTTTAGTGGAGGAATTTGGTGAATGTGGAAATGGAACGTCAAATGTTGAAGAAGATGACCTTTATGCGATGTCTAGAATTATACAAGTTGTGAGAATTGGGGAAACATCTCAACCTAAGAAATCAGAAGtggagttgtattttgaggaaGAAACCTTTGTTGTTGAAGGAAATAGCCCAAATAAGTTTGATGTTTTACAATGGTGGAAGGAAAGGTCTTCAAAATATCGCATTTTGTCTAAATTGGCTGCCGATATCTTAGCTGTTCCTATTACAACTGTTGCTTCCGAGGCTACTTTTAGTGCTGGAAGTCGTGTTATTGATTCTTATCGAGCATCATTACTTCCCGAGACCGTGCAAATGTTGATTTGCACAGGAGATTGGTGTAGGTCCCGTTATGGAGTGCAAAGAAAGAACAAA AGTATTGAAGAGGATGAACCAAAGGAAATCATTCTTCCTATTCCTTAG